One Nocardioides aromaticivorans genomic window carries:
- the ispG gene encoding flavodoxin-dependent (E)-4-hydroxy-3-methylbut-2-enyl-diphosphate synthase: MTSISLGMPAAPPPVLAPRRTTRQIQVGKVGVGSDHPISVQSMTTTLTSDVNTTLQQIAELTAAGCDIVRVACPSQDDADALPEIAKHSQIPVIADIHFQPKYVFAAIEAGCAAVRVNPGNIKKFDDQVKEIAKAAQDHGTSIRIGVNAGSLDKRLLEKYGKATPEALVESAVWEASLFEEHGFRDFKISVKHNDPVVMVRAYELLAEAGDWPLHLGVTEAGPAFQGTIKSATAFGALLSRGIGDTIRVSLSAPPVEEVKVGIQILQSLNLRPRKLEIVSCPSCGRAQVDVYTLAERVTAGLDGLEVPLRVAVMGCVVNGPGEAREADLGVASGNGKGQIFVKGEVIKTVPEAEIVETLIEEAMKIAETMEPVEGAEATVSIS; this comes from the coding sequence ATGACGTCGATCAGCCTGGGCATGCCGGCCGCCCCGCCGCCGGTGCTCGCCCCCCGTCGTACCACCCGCCAGATCCAGGTGGGCAAGGTCGGGGTCGGCAGCGACCACCCGATCTCGGTGCAGTCGATGACCACGACGCTCACCTCCGACGTCAACACCACGCTCCAGCAGATCGCGGAGCTCACTGCCGCGGGCTGCGACATCGTGCGGGTCGCCTGCCCGAGCCAGGACGACGCGGACGCGCTGCCGGAGATCGCGAAGCACAGCCAGATCCCGGTGATCGCGGACATCCACTTCCAGCCGAAGTACGTCTTCGCGGCCATCGAGGCCGGCTGCGCGGCGGTGCGGGTCAACCCGGGCAACATCAAGAAGTTCGACGACCAGGTCAAGGAGATCGCCAAGGCGGCCCAGGACCACGGCACGTCGATCCGGATCGGCGTCAATGCCGGGTCGCTCGACAAGCGGCTGCTCGAGAAGTACGGCAAGGCCACGCCCGAGGCGCTCGTCGAGTCCGCCGTCTGGGAGGCCAGCCTCTTCGAGGAGCACGGCTTCCGCGACTTCAAGATCTCGGTCAAGCACAACGACCCCGTCGTGATGGTGCGGGCCTACGAGCTGCTCGCCGAGGCCGGCGACTGGCCGCTGCACCTGGGTGTCACCGAGGCCGGGCCCGCCTTCCAGGGCACGATCAAGTCGGCCACGGCCTTCGGCGCCCTGCTCTCGCGGGGCATCGGCGACACGATCCGGGTCTCCCTCTCCGCCCCGCCGGTGGAGGAGGTCAAGGTCGGCATCCAGATCCTGCAGTCGCTCAACCTGCGCCCCCGCAAGCTCGAGATCGTCTCCTGCCCGTCGTGCGGCCGTGCCCAGGTGGACGTCTACACGCTCGCCGAGCGGGTGACCGCCGGCCTCGACGGCCTCGAGGTCCCGCTGCGCGTGGCCGTCATGGGCTGCGTCGTCAACGGCCCGGGGGAGGCCCGCGAGGCCGACCTCGGCGTCGCGTCCGGCAACGGCAAGGGCCAGATCTTCGTCAAGGGCGAGGTCATCAAGACCGTGCCCGAGGCCGAGATCGTCGAGACCCTGATCGAGGAGGCGATGAAGATCGCCGAGACGATGGAGCCGGTCGAGGGCGCGGAGGCCACGGTCTCCATCAGCTGA